One Eubacterium sp. 1001713B170207_170306_E7 genomic region harbors:
- a CDS encoding [Fe-Fe] hydrogenase large subunit C-terminal domain-containing protein: MDKLMHSVYLDKDKCLGCTTCLRSCPTGAIRVREGKAKIIESKCIDCGECIRVCPHHAKMAKTDPLSKIKNYKYTVAIPAPTLLGQFKMKYSIDRILSALKSLGFDEVVEVAFGAEIIGRAIKYEFTAKHYPKPMISSACPAVAKLIQVRFPELTGNINRLKAPMGLTARITRKRLIESKKLKSEDIGIFFITPCAAKATEVSNPLPSDDLFSTIDGAIAIKDIYAPLMGAMKTVEAEDGIHNSSAEGFSWAVSGGESSYLKNKKVLHVDGISNVIKVLEEIENGKLDNIDFFEGLACLGGCVGGCLTVENNFVAKMYIEERAKLERMDTQKHLEEAYIKNLYNTGMMHQKEKLMPRGPKPLDEDMGEAIKKMRAIEELEAKLPGLDCGSCGAPGCRALAEDIVMGNAREIDCVFVLKDRVLELSKLTSELLQVGHPMKNKNENNEETEEEK; encoded by the coding sequence GATAAATTAATGCATTCGGTGTATCTGGACAAGGACAAGTGCCTGGGGTGCACAACTTGTCTGAGATCCTGTCCGACCGGCGCTATCCGCGTGCGGGAGGGCAAGGCCAAGATCATCGAGTCAAAGTGCATTGACTGCGGCGAGTGTATCCGGGTCTGCCCGCACCACGCGAAGATGGCAAAAACCGATCCGCTCTCCAAAATCAAGAATTATAAGTACACGGTCGCCATTCCGGCGCCGACACTGCTTGGCCAGTTTAAGATGAAGTACTCCATTGACCGCATTTTATCAGCGCTCAAATCACTGGGCTTTGATGAGGTGGTGGAGGTGGCTTTTGGCGCCGAGATCATCGGCCGGGCCATTAAGTACGAGTTTACAGCCAAGCACTACCCGAAGCCGATGATCTCATCGGCCTGTCCGGCGGTGGCGAAGCTGATTCAGGTGCGTTTTCCGGAGCTGACCGGCAACATTAACCGGCTGAAGGCCCCCATGGGTCTGACCGCGCGGATTACGCGAAAACGTTTGATTGAAAGTAAAAAACTCAAGAGTGAGGATATTGGTATCTTTTTTATAACGCCCTGTGCCGCCAAGGCCACAGAGGTAAGCAATCCGCTGCCGAGCGACGACCTGTTTTCAACCATTGATGGCGCCATTGCCATCAAGGATATTTACGCGCCGCTGATGGGCGCCATGAAAACCGTCGAGGCGGAGGATGGGATTCACAATTCATCGGCTGAGGGCTTCAGCTGGGCAGTGTCCGGCGGGGAGAGCAGCTATCTGAAGAATAAAAAAGTACTGCATGTGGACGGGATCTCCAATGTGATTAAAGTACTGGAGGAGATCGAGAACGGCAAGCTTGACAACATCGACTTTTTCGAGGGGCTCGCCTGTCTGGGCGGCTGTGTTGGCGGCTGCCTGACCGTTGAGAATAATTTTGTGGCTAAAATGTACATTGAGGAGCGGGCCAAGCTGGAGCGCATGGACACCCAGAAGCATCTGGAGGAAGCCTATATCAAAAACCTGTACAACACCGGTATGATGCATCAGAAGGAAAAGCTGATGCCGCGCGGCCCTAAGCCTCTGGATGAGGACATGGGAGAGGCCATCAAAAAAATGCGTGCCATCGAGGAGCTGGAAGCCAAGCTTCCAGGGCTCGACTGCGGCTCCTGCGGCGCACCGGGCTGCCGGGCGCTGGCCGAGGACATCGTCATGGGCAATGCCCGCGAGATCGACTGTGTCTTTGTTCTGAAGGACCGCGTGTTAGAGCTTTCAAAGCTCACCAGTGAACTGCTTCAGGTGGGGCATCCCATGAAGAATAAAAATGAAAATAATGAGGAAACCGAGGAGGAAAAATGA
- a CDS encoding DRTGG domain-containing protein produces the protein MNVKELLADERFVCANNTVSLDREIESGYVGDLLSWVMANADSSCVWVTIQTHMNIIAVATLLEMACIIIPEGAEIEEDTLAKATEENIPIITTEMNAYQVCTFLGEKGI, from the coding sequence ATGAACGTAAAAGAACTGCTGGCAGACGAACGCTTTGTCTGCGCCAACAATACTGTATCCCTGGACCGTGAGATTGAGAGCGGCTACGTGGGCGACCTGCTGAGCTGGGTGATGGCCAATGCGGACAGTAGCTGCGTGTGGGTGACCATCCAGACACACATGAACATCATCGCTGTAGCGACACTTTTAGAAATGGCCTGCATTATTATTCCTGAGGGCGCGGAAATAGAAGAAGACACCCTGGCCAAAGCCACGGAAGAAAACATTCCGATCATTACCACTGAAATGAACGCCTATCAGGTCTGCACCTTTTTAGGAGAAAAAGGCATCTAA
- a CDS encoding PHP domain-containing protein, which yields MSTVAIDLHMHSVLSPCGDAGMTPNNIVGMALLKEVDYIALTDHNTAKNLPALFEVAKGEGLCVLPGIEVTTKEEAHILAYFDTLEGAMELDAVLYEHLPDIPNKPDYFGPQYILDAEDEITGEVDKLLISATDIGIDELAEIVRPLGGIIVPAHIDRKSYSIMVSLGFIPPDLPVKTVELSRATTVEEAKKKFRFFREYQFIHGSDAHQLEDMAEREYFIDLPDLRKSTLIEYLGGATE from the coding sequence ATGAGCACCGTAGCCATTGATCTGCACATGCACTCTGTTCTCTCACCCTGCGGCGATGCGGGCATGACCCCCAACAACATCGTGGGCATGGCGCTGCTGAAAGAGGTTGACTACATTGCGCTGACCGATCATAACACTGCTAAAAACCTGCCCGCCCTTTTTGAAGTGGCAAAGGGCGAAGGCCTGTGCGTGCTGCCGGGCATCGAGGTCACCACCAAGGAGGAAGCCCATATTCTGGCGTATTTTGATACACTGGAGGGGGCCATGGAGCTGGACGCTGTCCTGTATGAGCATCTGCCGGACATCCCCAATAAACCGGATTATTTTGGTCCGCAGTACATACTGGACGCTGAGGACGAGATTACCGGCGAGGTGGACAAGCTGCTGATCTCAGCAACCGACATCGGCATCGACGAGCTGGCCGAAATCGTGAGGCCGCTGGGCGGTATTATCGTGCCGGCCCATATCGACAGGAAATCCTACAGCATTATGGTGTCGCTGGGGTTTATCCCACCGGATCTGCCGGTAAAGACTGTGGAGCTGTCCAGGGCCACCACGGTGGAGGAAGCAAAAAAGAAGTTTCGTTTTTTCAGAGAATACCAGTTTATTCACGGCTCCGACGCCCACCAGCTGGAGGACATGGCCGAGCGTGAATATTTCATTGATCTGCCGGATTTAAGAAAATCCACTTTAATCGAGTATTTAGGCGGCGCAACTGAATAA